In Tolypothrix sp. NIES-4075, the following proteins share a genomic window:
- a CDS encoding response regulator: MSSNTVSAFNLPLDAAPLRVLIVEDDPMMQLGLEQSLMAHPQLEIVGQAEDGYLGVQAALKLKPDLVVMDIGLPRLDGIAATQQIKAALPQTHVVMLTSHKTETEIIAALSSGADAYCIKGASVERLLNAIAAAVEGAAYLDPQIARQVIENLKPPTPTGNTANLSGRELEVLKLMVDGLSNPEIAEKLYLSPNTVKTHVRGIMNKLAVDDRVQAAVVALRSGLV, from the coding sequence ATGTCTTCAAATACAGTCTCTGCGTTCAATCTACCTTTAGATGCTGCACCGTTGCGGGTGTTAATTGTTGAAGACGATCCGATGATGCAACTCGGATTAGAACAATCATTAATGGCTCATCCGCAGTTAGAAATTGTCGGACAAGCGGAAGATGGTTATTTAGGTGTGCAAGCTGCACTGAAACTGAAACCTGATTTGGTGGTGATGGATATTGGTTTACCGCGATTGGATGGAATTGCGGCAACACAACAAATTAAAGCAGCATTACCACAAACCCATGTAGTAATGCTGACATCTCACAAGACAGAGACAGAAATAATTGCCGCGTTATCTAGCGGTGCTGATGCTTATTGTATCAAAGGGGCGAGTGTAGAGCGGTTGTTGAATGCGATCGCTGCTGCGGTTGAAGGTGCTGCTTATCTCGATCCGCAAATTGCCAGACAAGTAATTGAAAATCTCAAACCCCCTACCCCCACAGGTAATACAGCCAACCTGTCGGGACGTGAATTAGAAGTGTTGAAACTGATGGTAGACGGTTTGAGTAACCCAGAGATTGCCGAAAAACTCTATCTCAGTCCCAACACCGTGAAAACTCACGTCCGAGGGATTATGAACAAATTAGCAGTTGACGATCGCGTGCAAGCAGCAGTTGTTGCTCTGCGTTCCGGGTTGGTGTAA
- the era gene encoding GTPase Era, whose amino-acid sequence MTVEPKVKSIDNYTFSLSGEVTVPQAPPEFKSGFIGIIGRPNVGKSTLMNQLVGQKIAITSPVAQTTRNRLRGILTTPEAQLIFVDTPGIHKPHHQLGEVLVKNAKIAIESVDVVLFVVDGSTSCGTGDRYIAELLAKSETPVILGINKIDQQPNDSQVIDDSYTELAQSYQWQTGKFSAKTGTGLPELQDLLIEHLERGPFYYPPDLVTDQPERFIMGELIREQILLLTREEVPHSVAIAIDQVQETPAITRVLATINVERDSQKGILIGKGGAMLKAIGSAAREQIQKLIAGKVYLELFVKVQPKWRQSRVSLAELGYRVEE is encoded by the coding sequence ATGACGGTGGAGCCAAAGGTGAAAAGTATTGATAATTATACCTTCTCTCTGTCAGGAGAAGTAACTGTCCCCCAGGCTCCTCCTGAGTTTAAATCGGGTTTTATCGGCATTATCGGTCGTCCAAATGTCGGTAAATCTACTTTGATGAATCAATTAGTAGGACAAAAAATAGCCATAACTTCTCCAGTAGCGCAAACTACACGCAATCGTTTGCGAGGCATTTTAACGACACCAGAAGCGCAGTTAATATTTGTCGATACACCAGGAATTCACAAACCCCATCATCAATTAGGGGAAGTGCTGGTGAAAAATGCGAAAATTGCGATTGAATCGGTGGATGTAGTGCTGTTTGTAGTGGATGGCTCGACAAGTTGTGGTACAGGCGATCGCTATATTGCCGAGTTACTGGCTAAGAGCGAAACACCAGTAATTTTGGGTATAAATAAAATCGATCAACAACCGAACGATTCTCAGGTTATAGACGATAGTTACACTGAGTTAGCACAATCCTATCAATGGCAAACAGGAAAATTTTCCGCCAAGACTGGGACGGGATTGCCAGAACTGCAAGATTTATTAATTGAACATTTAGAACGAGGACCGTTCTACTATCCACCGGACTTGGTAACTGACCAACCGGAACGCTTTATTATGGGGGAATTGATTCGAGAACAGATTTTGCTGTTAACTCGTGAGGAAGTTCCCCATTCAGTAGCGATCGCGATCGATCAAGTGCAAGAAACACCAGCTATCACTCGCGTACTTGCCACCATCAACGTTGAACGAGATTCCCAAAAAGGCATTCTCATCGGTAAAGGTGGAGCTATGCTCAAAGCTATAGGTAGTGCAGCTCGCGAACAAATCCAAAAGTTAATCGCCGGCAAAGTCTATCTAGAATTGTTTGTCAAAGTTCAACCAAAGTGGCGTCAGTCTCGCGTCAGTTTGGCTGAACTCGGTTATCGCGTGGAAGAGTAA
- a CDS encoding ATP-dependent 6-phosphofructokinase: protein MGERKRIGILTSGGDCSGLNAAIRAVVYCAVGTYGWEVLGIRQATLGLMVRPPQFTKLEVDQVNTLLTAGGTMLGTTNKGDPFAFPMADGSVCDRSDEIIAGYHQLNLDALIGIGGDGSLAILRRLAQQGGINLVGIPKTIDNDIGITEHAIGFDTAVNIATEALDRLHFTAASHSRVMILEVMGRDAGHIAIAAGIAGGADVILIPEIPYTIEHICQRIKEQQEKSKNYCLIIVSEAVRNQEGENVTITNRLGQSRYGGIGEYLADQIIQRIHVETRVTVLGHIQRGGTASPLDRLVAAAFGVAAVNLIAEGKYDRMVTWQNRQVVSVPIAEAIAQYRAVDPNGTLVKTARGIGIYLGD from the coding sequence ATGGGAGAACGAAAACGCATTGGAATTTTGACTAGTGGTGGAGATTGCTCTGGTTTAAATGCTGCAATCAGAGCTGTAGTGTATTGCGCTGTGGGAACTTATGGTTGGGAGGTTTTGGGAATTCGGCAAGCGACTTTAGGCTTGATGGTACGTCCTCCACAATTCACAAAACTGGAAGTTGACCAAGTTAATACGCTATTAACTGCTGGTGGTACAATGTTAGGAACAACTAACAAAGGCGATCCTTTTGCCTTCCCGATGGCAGATGGAAGTGTATGCGATCGCTCTGATGAAATTATTGCAGGCTATCACCAATTGAATTTAGATGCTTTAATTGGAATTGGTGGCGATGGTAGTTTAGCAATTCTCCGCCGGCTTGCACAACAAGGTGGTATAAATTTAGTTGGTATTCCCAAAACAATTGATAACGATATTGGGATTACAGAACATGCGATCGGTTTTGATACAGCAGTAAATATTGCCACCGAAGCACTAGATCGCTTACATTTTACCGCTGCAAGTCATAGCCGCGTCATGATTTTAGAAGTAATGGGACGTGATGCAGGACACATCGCAATTGCAGCGGGAATTGCCGGGGGAGCGGATGTAATTTTGATTCCAGAAATTCCCTACACAATTGAGCATATTTGTCAAAGAATCAAAGAACAACAAGAGAAAAGCAAAAATTATTGTTTGATAATTGTATCTGAGGCAGTTCGCAATCAAGAAGGTGAAAATGTCACAATTACAAATCGTTTAGGTCAATCTCGATATGGTGGGATTGGTGAATATTTAGCCGACCAAATTATCCAGCGCATTCATGTAGAAACACGAGTCACCGTTTTAGGACATATTCAACGAGGTGGAACAGCTTCACCTTTAGATAGATTAGTTGCAGCAGCGTTTGGTGTAGCAGCAGTTAATTTGATTGCAGAAGGTAAATACGATCGCATGGTAACGTGGCAAAATCGTCAAGTTGTCAGCGTACCAATTGCCGAAGCGATCGCTCAATATAGAGCTGTCGATCCAAATGGTACTCTTGTTAAAACCGCTCGTGGTATCGGTATTTATTTAGGAGATTGA